In Massilia violaceinigra, one DNA window encodes the following:
- the fliG gene encoding flagellar motor switch protein FliG, translating into MNDNGIQKAAILMLAIGESEAAEVMRFLGPREVLKLGAAMATMKNVQHEQVVTVLESFREQTELTSTVGLDSDEYIRQVLTKALGDDKASVLLSRILGGKDASGIESLKWMDASSVSELIRNEHPQIIATILVHLERDQACEILGNFTDRLRNDVVLRIATLDGVQPAALRELNDVLTKLLSGNENIKKSSLGGVRAAAEILNFMSGEQEGSVMDNIKNYDNDMAQKIMDEMFVFDNIIDIDDRGIQLLLREVQSEMLIMALKGASQELREKIFRNMSARAGEMMREDLESKGPVRLSEVETQQKQILQIVRRLSDEGQIVLGKGEDSFV; encoded by the coding sequence ATGAATGATAATGGAATCCAGAAGGCAGCCATCCTGATGCTGGCCATCGGCGAGTCCGAGGCGGCCGAGGTGATGCGCTTCCTCGGCCCGCGCGAAGTGCTCAAGCTCGGCGCGGCCATGGCCACGATGAAGAACGTGCAGCACGAGCAGGTGGTCACGGTGCTCGAATCGTTCCGCGAGCAGACCGAACTGACCTCCACCGTCGGCCTCGATTCGGACGAATACATCCGCCAGGTGCTGACCAAGGCGCTGGGCGACGACAAGGCGTCGGTGCTGCTGTCGCGTATCTTGGGCGGCAAGGATGCCTCGGGCATCGAAAGCCTGAAGTGGATGGACGCCTCGTCCGTGTCGGAACTGATCCGCAACGAGCACCCGCAGATCATCGCCACCATCCTGGTCCACCTGGAGCGCGACCAGGCCTGCGAAATCCTGGGCAACTTCACCGACCGCCTGCGCAACGACGTGGTGCTGCGTATCGCCACCCTCGACGGCGTGCAGCCGGCCGCCCTGCGCGAACTGAACGACGTGCTCACCAAGCTCTTGTCGGGTAACGAAAACATCAAGAAATCCTCGCTCGGCGGCGTGCGCGCGGCGGCCGAAATCCTCAACTTCATGAGCGGCGAGCAAGAGGGTTCGGTGATGGACAACATCAAGAACTACGACAACGACATGGCCCAGAAGATCATGGACGAAATGTTCGTGTTCGATAACATCATCGATATCGACGACCGCGGCATCCAGCTGCTGCTGCGCGAAGTGCAGTCCGAAATGCTGATCATGGCGCTCAAGGGCGCCTCGCAGGAATTGCGCGAGAAAATCTTCCGCAACATGTCGGCGCGTGCCGGCGAAATGATGCGCGAAGACCTCGAATCGAAAGGGCCGGTGCGCCTGTCCGAAGTCGAAACCCAGCAAAAACAAATCCTGCAGATCGTGCGCCGCCTGTCCGACGAAGGCCAGATCGTGCTCGGCAAAGGTGAGGATTCCTTCGTCTGA
- a CDS encoding flagellar assembly protein FliH, which yields MATLPKELQTAYQRWEMNSFDRVPEPEPVYLPTEAEPEALPDEPPPPAWPTEAELAAIREQARLEGFEAGHAAGYADALALGREESAGEIANLQSIAATFAQALTQADDSIANDMLELSLHLAKNMLRTALGVKPDLIIPVIRDAISYLPVLQQPAVLMLHPDDARLVREAIGEELDKGGWRVADDAHISRGGCKIDTASNQIDAQVEVRWQRLAHALGKNDVEWLDR from the coding sequence ATGGCTACCCTTCCAAAAGAACTGCAAACCGCGTACCAGCGCTGGGAAATGAACTCGTTCGACCGCGTTCCGGAACCGGAACCGGTCTATCTTCCGACCGAAGCGGAGCCGGAAGCGCTGCCGGACGAGCCGCCCCCGCCGGCCTGGCCGACCGAGGCCGAACTGGCCGCCATCCGCGAGCAGGCGCGCCTGGAAGGCTTCGAGGCGGGCCACGCGGCCGGCTACGCCGACGCGCTCGCGCTCGGGCGCGAGGAAAGCGCGGGCGAGATCGCCAACCTGCAATCGATCGCCGCCACCTTCGCGCAGGCGCTCACCCAGGCCGACGATAGCATCGCCAACGACATGCTGGAACTAAGTCTGCACCTGGCCAAGAACATGCTGCGCACCGCGCTCGGGGTCAAGCCGGACCTGATCATCCCCGTGATACGCGACGCCATCTCTTACCTGCCGGTGCTGCAGCAGCCGGCCGTGCTGATGCTGCACCCGGACGATGCGCGCCTGGTGCGCGAAGCCATCGGCGAGGAACTCGACAAAGGCGGCTGGCGCGTGGCGGACGACGCCCATATCAGCCGCGGCGGCTGCAAGATCGATACCGCCAGCAACCAGATCGATGCCCAGGTCGAGGTGCGCTGGCAGCGCCTGGCCCACGCGCTCGGCAAGAACGACGTCGAGTGGCTGGACCGATGA